In Apodemus sylvaticus chromosome 7, mApoSyl1.1, whole genome shotgun sequence, the sequence GAAACTAATTTTTCCAGGCTTTGTGAAGGACAAGCAACATAGTTAAAACAGCTCATAAGCAGACTCAGAGAAATGTATCATGGTCTACTCTTTTTGATGTGACATAATAGCACAGGGAGGTAATATAGAGTGATCAAAACTATATTTAACGTCTCATAATTTTCTGAAGATTGAGAAGGTTAATGTCAAAAGCCCATACCAAATGAAGTCTCACTTTCTACATGCTGATATGGCAGAAGGCTGAAGGGCAAATGGCATTCAAAAGAAATCTATAAATAAAGAACCAAAGTAAGCCCTGTGTTAGGATACCATACCTGTGGTAACTAAATCATTCTCACAGCAGTGTTAATGAAACTGTCATATAACCTTCTTCAATATGTTGTATTAGGAGCTAAGTTTCCCAAACTTCCATTTTGCAAAGCACATTCTATCATAATACATGGCTCTCACCTGTTATAGAAGAGATGTATTTAAGAGAAGCATTAAAATCAAAATGAGATCTCCTTTAAATACACCTAGTTAGAAAAACAAGAAGTCTGGTATTACCATATAAGGGACTGCTTTACATGAATATGAATTAACAGTATCTACGTATAGTCTTTATGAAACTTTTCACTATGGATTAGAACAATTGGTGCAGAATTGTTACAGCTACGCTTTGTTGGGGACAGGAAAACCCAGCTGCTGAATCAAATTAAAACAAGGTTCAAAGAAGAACTCCACAATATCTCTTAGGAATGATGATTTCTTAATCTTCAACATCTTTAACATTTATgctgtgatttttatcttctaaCATTACCTAGATATGCTGCTAATTATACTTaattattctcttttttatttcctatatcaTCAATGTACTAGTAGATGTTTTAGTTTCTTGATTTCTAATCTATTGCCTTTCaatcatttttttgtgtgtgtctaatTTTCAAACACAATATTTAGAATTAAAGACAAGAGGTAGACAACTCTCCTGTTCATTATTTTAGTAAAAAATTTTCAGTTGTTTGGTATCAACTGTAATTTTGGCAATGAATTGCTTGTGGTGTTTTTACTTTACTAATtgcaaaaaaatatttaaagagacaTGCTATAAATAAGTGATGAGAAATTATTGAACCACTcaattaaaagtattaaaatggTTAGAAATGAACTGAATCAGGATAGAAAATTTGTACAAATAAAACAATTCTTACACTAAGGTCACAAATGTGTAACATGTATCAATATATTTTCATGTCTCCTTTTTCTAGGACTGTAAAATCTGTGACTTCTCGAATGAAAAAGAGGATGCCTTATGATTGCagatatctgaaaatattttaattatgtttcaaAATTCATAGAGTGGTAGAAAAATAGATACTCAATTTTTCTTCTGTCTAATTTTTTACATATGCTTTCCAATAGACTATGGAAGAATCAAATGATACCTCAGTGGCAGAGTTCATTCTTGCTGGTTTAGCAGAGAATTCAAAGCTCCAGTTGCCCCTGTTTCTCACATTCCTAGCAGTATATTTGGTTACAGTTGTTGGAAACCTTGGCATGATTGTCTTGATTCTGTTTAGTTCTCAGCTACATACACCTATGTATTATTTACTCAGCAGCCTATCCTTTATTGACTGCTGTCAGTCTACTGTCATTGTTCCCAAAATGCTGTTGAACTTTGTGACAGAGAAGAATGTCATCCCGTACCCAGAATGCATAACTCAGTTCTACTTCTTTTGTACTTTTGTTGTTGCAGAAAGTCACATGTTGGCTGCAATGgcatatgaccgctatgtggctatATCTAACCCTTTGCTTTACAATGTAACTATGTCCTATCAAGTCTGCTTACTGATGGTAGCCATGGTGTATGGTGTTGGTTTACTCAGTTCTACAGTTCATACTGTCTTCCTTCTAAGAGTGCTTTTCTGTAAGACTGATAAAATAAACCACTACTTCTGTGATCTTTTCCCACTACTAGAGCTCTCTTGCTCTAGTACTTTTATCAATGAAGTACTAGCACTGTCCTTAAGTGCATTTAATATTATTGTACCAGCTATGACCATCCTTAGCTCTTACATCTTCATCATTGTCAGCATTCTTCACATTAAATCCTCTGGGGGCAGAGCCAAGGCCTTTAGCACCTGCAGTTCCCACATCTTGGCTGTTGCTATTTTCTATGGTTCTACAGTATTCATGTATCTCCAACCACCTTCAGTCAGCAACATGGACCAAGGGAAAGTATCATCTGTACTTTATACCATTGTTGTACCTATGTTGAATCCCATGATCTATAGCCTGAGAAATAAAGATGTCAAAGTTGCCCTAAAAAAGTTACTACAAAAGCTgttttctcaaaacaaagaatAGTTTTTCTTGGCAATTACTGCAGTGTAAGGAAGGATATAGTCTATAAGAAGCATTTGATGGCATTAAATATGAGATTATTTGTCATATGTTTTTATTTGGTAAAAATGTACCATAATAGAAGAGGATTCTAAGATTCATATCCATGGAGAAATGTTATTTTCTGGTAAAACCTGAGTTTATTCACAGATAGTAAACTATTCCCACACCCCCAAAGATACTTCAAAttcctttttctgtttggttATACTTACATGTATGAATACTGCTCTGTTATGGAAGCCTTACAATATTAAGTTTGGAATAAAATTTCTTCTCTACCCCTTGGTTGTCTCAGTGATTGTACATGCCTTTTTGATTAATTtgcaaattatttgaaaatattttttcatgtataaGTTAAATGATTGAAATAAACAATGCATAACTCTGATTTTTCTTACTGTATCTAGAACTACAGATAGTATCAATGGAAGCAAAAGAGAGATTTTGATGCAGGCCTACACACTAACTTAATATACAATGACACTGATATGAAGAATGGATGTACTTTGTACCACTATCGCTATCTGGTCCACATTCTTATCGCTGCTGTTTGACTCCTCCTCACTGCCCTACAATCCTTATACATATTTCCTTCTTATGTAGATTTACACTACTTTTCTTTCATACCTTTAGAAGCTTCAGACTCAAAAGTTTACTCTTTAACTGTAATGTTTATTTGTATCATCTATTCATATGAAAAAAGAggttaaattataaaaatgttttctgaataGTGATAAGTACTATTCCGAACATAAAGATCAATTCTGAAGGAGAAGGGTCAGAAAAAGAGAGCTCTAAATAATGCCTACTTTTGATCTCCTTTGCTAACTAACCTCTTGTATTATTTAAATTGAGAAGATCAAATTTTGCTAATATTTTATGCAATTAGATATTAACTTCACAACATCCAAGGACAGATACCtgataaataaaaagttttagcaggaaatgacagaaaacaatttaaaaaaacaattcaaTTTTTAAGATTAATATTATAAGGAAGCTGTCACTTTGGAGGCTTTGCCAGAGCTGACAAATAGGCgggggacactctcagcaagCCATTGAATTGAGAAAAGGATCcacaatggaggatctagagaaagaatccaaggagctgaagaggtttgcagtgccataggagaaacaacaatatgagccacctagtactcccagagctctcagggacaaaaccatcaaccaaagagtagacatggagttACCATGTCTActacatggctccagacacataggtagcagaggatgacctttttgGACattggaaggagaggcccttgatcctggaaaggcaaGTTGCTgcaatgtagaggaataccaggacagggaagctggagagggttgattggggaacagggagaggggagataggttatgggattttcaggggggggggccaggaaatgggacaagatttgaaatgtaaataaggactatatctaataaaaaagatttaaaacaaaaggaaatcaagaagGAGTAAACACATCTTATTCCCATTGGTATAGAATCAGCTTCCCTAGTTGGACTCAGTAGCTCTTGACATCATCTGCGTTTACTGGCACCCCATTCGCTACCTCTCCACCTATTTTTTCTTATTAGTCTTACTTGccactttttctgtatttttttaaaaacatgtaagttATTATATGTTCATAATGGAGAAAGCTGCTTTTTTCCAATCCTTGAATGAAATATACCTAGTAAATTGATTTTGCACATTCTCACACTATCTAGGCTCATTTGGCACATGTCAATGGGAGTTACAAAATTCAAACCTTTTAGGTGTTTgcacagatttttaaattttgaagagaatagttttagaaaaTCCCTTTAGTGAATATCTTTAAGGTTTCATGAATATTGTACTCCTTCAAACATATTTATGATATCCatagtttaaaaagaaataggaatCTTATGACTTGACTACCTTACATACTTGGGAACCACACGGGAATATGTATTAATTTTGATTATTGATTTCTCCAGAGATGAATACTTGAGGGATAAGATTATGTAGGGTAATAACTCCCACTATTTTTTTTATAAGCAATCTCTTGTTTCTGTGGTCAGCATATACAATGTTTATATTAACCAATTGTGTAGAATAACAAATGATCTTGAGAACCAATTTTAAGGAATAGTGGCTCAACAGATAATTCAGTGTAATCTGCCCCTCACatgttcaaggtcattttctCTTCTAGGGTAAAGGAGAAGATAAGCAAACAACCTTGAGCTGTCTGTGAAGGAGAGGTATGTTCAGATACAAGTCCTTACCTCATAAAATCTTAGTCTCTCCTACTCCTTTCTATATTCCTTTGTTAATAGACATTTGTGACATCTTATTATTTCTCAAGACCCATACTCATTCCATGgtcttcatgtctttttttttaaataacattaatAATACAGTTAATATTCATTTCAACTAAAAATTGCTTTGGGAGatttcatacataaatacactGTATTTATGCATTTCAAGcattccatctctccctctcctctacagcttctctaaatctctctctcagcttctctcaaAATGTTGACTTCTTTAATTAttgatacatacacatataatgtaTGTCACACACATAcgtaatataatgtaatataatatagtgtagtatagtataatataatatatatgtacacacatagcaTCATACATCCAATCAGTGCTGCTCATATATGCATTTGTTTAGAACTACTCAGTTGGGATAAGATAGCTCTCattatttgaatgagaatggctcccatagactcattcGTTAGAATATTTGGATACCAATTGGCAGACTATTTAGTAAGTATTAGAAGTTGTGACCTTTCTTGGaaaaggtgtggctttgttggtggGAGTATGTCATTTGAGGCATCCAAAGCTTATGCCAGCCATAGTCTAAAAACTTTTTATCCTACTGCAGATCAGGTTGTAGGTCTCAGCTCCATTGACATAATAGCCTGGTtgcctatctgcctgcctgctgccacattCTTCATCACAATGAGTATGGCCTAAGCCTATGTAACTCTATTCAAGCCCCAGACTAAATGCTTGCTTCTGTAACTTGAATTGTTCAAatgtttcttcacagaaatataCCAGAAAATTGACTGTAATTCTTTTTCTATGGGTGTAGTCTTGTCATTCTACTCATTACATTGTTGTCATGTCATTAAATCCAGTTAAGAACTAGACTACTTGTATTCCACAGCTCCACTAAGCATTCTGCAAGTCCGTACTATGCAATATCACAATAAACACTTCTGTGAATACTAACTTAAATTCACTCACTATGAAGGTTTTATAGTCATTTTTTGTTAACCTAGGTTGTTgactaattttttattgtttataaatattttataaggcaaatttatttttcaacttgTAAAATATACAGAATAACCTTGGTTGCAACACTTAGAGTAAACAGCCTACAATTTAATTATGATGCTGAGCGGGTATGCTCAGAAAGTTACTCATTGAAAGCTTCAACttcttgtatatatattttcttttcttatttatttatttatttatttaatttttttatttacattgcaaatgatttccccttttctgggtccccacttcccgcaagtcccataagccctcttccatccccctattcttccatccaccccttcccacttccctgttctggaattcccctatactcttgcactgagtctttccagaaccagggaccactcctccactctttttggacatcatttaatttgtggattatgtcctggatatttttaattaatatatttaaggCATTGTGCTACAAATGAAACTTAATGTGgaacaaataataaaagtatagTTAAGTAACTGCTGACTCTAAACATAAGACacataaatgaacataaaatatacCAGCTCctttgtgtatgtattatgtcttttagtttagtatttttatgggattcctgagtgtggtTCTCTGAATCTTGCTTCTTTTCTTAGGCATTTTTTCGCTGTTGTTTTGTGTGGTCCAACATCAATGTTGtagtttttgtttcatcttctctgttctattttgttgtatttcaaaaaatgaatgaatgaactctaGTCAGTTTATCTGAACTGTCACTTTTTcttgctgggaaagggaaaaatcagttttctccattaGAATGACACGACtctaatatatactaatatataaacTAATCCAGGACAGGCCTCATGATCAGAAGTAATTGACTCACATATATGAACTTCaccatttttcatattttttttaaattttgtagttttgcttttatttttttacagtttgGTAGTTTTATTGTAGGGGTGTGCTTTATATTTCTTGGTCTTGGGGGACTTTATacttgtatttcttttgttttattctgaaaaTACATAAGTTGTACAGgtaaggagggggagagggtttCATAAAAGGGGGGAGAAGAGGAATAtactcaattatttttaaatttaaaaattgttttaaataataaaaatactttaatttttgcTTGAGTCTTGTAAATGGTATTTATTTGCAAGACCAATATTGATTTGTTAGATGACTTTTAAATTgtatgaaaaatataatttattttaaaaattattgaataaaacacaaatcctttaaaaacaacaaaatttatgTTTAATAAGTTAAGGAGACCAGAGTAAACCTTAAAGAAAATTACAATTTATAACTATGACATGCTTAATGTACTTTCCTGGAACATACATGTCATGCGATACTCgaaccaaaaagaaaggaagctttATTTCTTGTGATCCTCTGAAATACCTTTTTTGATACCGTCCCCTCAATCAGGAAGAGCATCATATTGGCTGCAGTCTTCAGGATATTATAAATACTAAACTTGTTTGCCTATCTTTGCTCTTCTAGACAGTAGAATTCTGAAAGCAGATTATATGTATTCCTTAATTTTCCATCCTAATCATATCTTCATGAATATATTCCATGTATTATCATATCGAAAGTTTAAATATGGAATCATGTAACTCAAAGTGTTTGgttttttatcaaatatttgttccaaagaaaacaaacaaacaaacaaaaaaaccaaaatcagatAATCAAGAGACACAAATTCCTACCAGCCAACATTGGGAGGtgatatatattttgattatattgttTGTACTACTGATAAGAGAAACATGTTCAAAGTCTAAACAAATGAGATcctatatgttaaatatatgtgaATTTTTGAATATTggtaagaaaagaaacaattcttcgtcattaaatattttttgttgttatttttatgattcaTTTGCTAAGGACCAGACTTGACTCAGGGAAGGGCTCTGAGGAAGGGGTGTTCTGTGAGCAGCAAAACAAGTGActagaaaacaaccctgatatgTACAAGCTAATGACCTATGTTCTGATTGAGACAGCTCTCTAGATGGCTTTTTGTCTGTTCTGCTTTTTCTGGAGCTCTCTAGacaactctctcctctctcctctctcctctctcctctctcctctctcctctctctctcctctctcctctctcctctttcctctctcctctctcctctctcctctctctcctctctcctctctcctctctcctctctctctctctctctctctctctctctctctctctctctctctctctctctctctctcattctctctgtctctttctctgtctctccctaacTCTGTTCTCAAAGGTGTTGTCCCTTGctattttaaaaaaacctttctgGATAGCTCATCCCTTGCAAATCGAAAGCCCAGTTTTTTATTTACacatcaatccagtcatttacttcaGTTTCCAAATCAATCTTCCCATAAATTAGCATTCCATTATACCAAACTCTTGATTCCATGTTAATAACATGACATTTGTCAAAACACACAAGCATCGATGTACCTTAATTGAGAAATAGATAATACAGCTTCTgtgatggaaaataatttttccagAGCGATCATTATGAAGGACAAGAAACAGTTAAAGCAGCTAAGAATCAGACTCAGAGATATAGAAAGATGTATCTAGGTCTAATCTTTTTTATGTGACATAATAGCACAGGGAGGTAATATAGAGTGATCAGAACTGTATTTATCTTGTCATAATTTTCTGAGGGCTGAGAAGGTCAAGACCAAAAGCCCATGCAAAATGGAGTCCCACTTTCCTACATGCTGATATGGCAGAAGGCTGAAGGGTAAAAGGAGTTCAAAAGAAAGCTATAATGAAAGAACCAAAGTAAACCCTCTGTTAGGATCCCACACCTGTGGTACCTAAATCGTTCTCACAGCAGCACTAATGAAACTATCATATAACCTAAGCTCCCATAAAGGTTCAGCTTCTTCAATATGCTGTATTATGTGCTAAGGTCCCAAAGTTCCATTTTGCAAAAGAACATTTTATCATGATATATGGCTCTCAGCTTCTATAGAAGAGATTTATTTAAGAGAAGcattaaaatagaaatgagaTCTCCTTAAAATAAACCTAGTTAGCAAAACAAGAAGCCTGGTACTACCATATAAGGAACTGCTTTACATGAACACGAGTTAATAGTATTCACTTACAGTCTTTGTGTAACTTTTCCTTGTTTCACCATGTTTTATTATAATTGGTGCAGAATGGGTACAGATATGCTTTGTTGGGGACAGGAAACCCCAGCGACTGAATCAAATTTAAGCAAGGGTCAAAAAAACCCTCCACAATATCACTTAAGTTTGTTGATAATTTCTTAATCTTCAAAATCTTCAGCATCTATACTGTGATTTCAGTGTTGTAACATTACTAGATATGCTGGTAATCATATTTAATAATTCTCTGTAACTAATTCTGCTTTTCCTATATGATCAATTACATTCATATACTAGTAGATGTTTTAGTtacttaattttaatatattggCTGTTTTGTTCACTTTTGTGTGTATCTAACTTCCCAAGACTATATCTAGAATTAAAGAGAAGAggtagaaaattctcctgttcaaTATTTTAGGATACCATTTTCAATTGTTCACTATTAACTGTAATTATGGCTATAAATTGCTTATGagtgtttttacttttttaaacacAAAGAACTTTATACTAAAAGAGACATGCTATAAGTATATTATGAGAAATTTTTGAACCACTCAATTAAACATGTTACATTGGTTTGAAATGAATTGAAAGAAGGTAGAAAATGGGTAACAATTAAAACAGTTCTTACATTAAGGTCACAAGTATGTAATATGTATGACTATATTTTTCACATCTCCTTTCTCCAGGACTTTAAAATCTCTGATTGCTTGAATCAAAAAGAGGAGATAAAAAATGATTGCAGataactgaaaatatttgaattatGTTTCAAAATTCATTGAGTGGTAGGAAAATGGTTACTCAAAAATTTTCTATGATATAATTTTCTTATATATACTTTCCCGCAGACCATGGAAGAATCAAATGATACCTCAATGGCAGAATTCATTCTCGCTGGTTTAACAGAGAATCCCGAGCTCCGAGTACCTCTATTTCTCATCTTCCTAGCAGTATATTTGGTTACAGTTGTTGGAAACCTGGGCATGATCACCTTGATTCTATTTAGTTCTCAGCTGCATATACCTATGTATTATTTACTCTGCAGCCTGTCATTTATTGACTGCTGTCAATCTACTGTTATTGTTCCCAAAATGCTGTTGAACTTTGTGACAGAGAAGAATGTCATCCCGTACCTGGAATGCATGGctcagttttatttcttctgtgcttttgttgttgcAGAATGTCACATGTTGGCTGCAATGgcatatgaccgctatgtggctatATGTAACCCTTTGCTTTACAATGTAACTATGTCCTATCAAGTTTGCGTGTTGATGGTAACTATGGTGTATGGTGTTGGTTTACTCACTTCTACAGTTCACACTGTCTTCCTGCTTAAAGTGTTTTTTTGTAAGGCTGATAAGATAAATCACTATTTCTGTGATCTTTTCCCACTACTAGAGCTCTCTTGTTCTAGTACTTTTATCAATGAAGTACTAGCATTCTCCTTAGGTGCATTGAACATTATTATACCAGCCATAACCATCCTCAGCTCTTACATGTTCATCATTGTCAGCATTCTGCACATTAAATCCTCTGGGGGCAGAGCCAAGGCCTTTAGTACCTGTAGCTCCCACATCTTGGCTGTTGCTATTTTCTATGGCTCTACAGCATTCATGTATCTACAACCATCTTCAGTCAGCTCCATGGACCAAGGGAAAGTATCATCTGTGTTTTATACCATTGTTGTGCCTATGCTGAATCCCATGATCTACAGCCTGAGAAATAAAGACGTCAAAGTTGCCCTAAAAAATTTACTACAAAAGAAGTTTTCTCAAGACAAAGAATAGATTTTCTTGTCAATTACTGCAGTGCAAGGGAGGATATAGTCTATAAGAAGCATTTGATAGTGCTAAataattatttactatatgtatttatttggaaAAAGTATACCACAGAGAAATGTTATTCTCTGATAAAACATGAGTTCATTCACAGATAGCAAACTATACCTACCCCTCACCTTGAATATACTTAAAATCTTTTGTCTTGTTGtttatacttacatatatgaATACTGCTTTGTTAGGCAAGCCTCACAATATTAAGTTTAGAATAAAATTTCTTCATCACTTGGTTGTCTCAATGACTGTAGAtgtctttttcattaatttgcaaattatttaaaaatattattctttcttGCATAATGTAAATGATTGATATATACATTGCATTATTGTGATTTTTATGACAGTATCTAGAACTACAAATAGTGGCAATAGAAACAAAGGATTCTGTTGCAGTCCTACACACAAGGTGATTACACCAGCTTAATATACAATGGCAATGATAAGGAAGAAGAGATGATGTATTTTGCACCACTATGGCTATCTGTTCAACATTCATATTGCTGCTGTTTGACTCCTAATCACTTCTGTACAATCCTTATTCATATTTCTCCCAGATATAGAGTGATACTATTTTCTTGTCTACCTTTATGAGTTTCAGACCCAGACATTTATTCTTTCACtgtaacttttatttatattacttATTCATATGGGAAAAAGggataaaattttataattattttgtggGTAGTTATAAGTACCATTCTGAAAGTAAACATCAGTTCTGAAGGAGTAGGTTCAGAAAAGGAGATCTCTAACAAATGTCTACTCGTGATCTTCTTTTCCAAATTAGCTCTTGTatcatttaaagaaagaatatcaaatttTGCTAATATTTTATGCAATTAGATATTTACTTCACAAAAGTCAAGAACAGATTCCTAATAAATCAAAATTTTAGCAGGAAATTacagaaatcaatgaaaaacaAAGTTATGAAGATTCACATTAGAAGAAGGCTGTTAAAAACACAAAGAGGACAGTAACTTTAAAAATAggtgtataaaatatttataggtAAGTTTTTATGAAGGAGGACATCAGTCAGCATCTATTTTCTCATGAACCAATAAGAGGTTGTAGATAACCTAGTATTTaactttcttagtttctatttgGTGAAAACACATTAGAGAGGAAGAACTAGACATGCCTGGCATGGTCCTCAAACAAAAATCACCATCTTGCAAAGGAGGATTTACatccttgtgtgtgtggtatgttcaTCTAAGTGGAGGAACAAATGTTCTCACTTGTTAAAATACATGTTTTTGACAGTTATTACACAGGCTAAGCTGAGCTAGTGCTGTATCCTAATTGGAAGTTTaataatatacaatgtatacacaGAAAGCATTGTCATATCAATAAGAAACTAATAAGCCGATATATCTTTAAAGACTACTGATGTCCAGAAAGGGAATGTGAAATGTCCACATAGACTAAAATTCTAAAGATTTTAGgctagaaaaatataaatatagctaCATAAAGAACTACATGGAAAAAAAACCTCCTCTTTTGCTGTTGGAACTAATGAGCAGCAATTCAGCTCTCTCATCTTGGGAAGTAATCAGCTCATGTGAAAGCTTCAGTGGCTCTTAGTGGCATCTGCCTTCAATGGCACCTCGGTTCCCACATCTCTTTCTAGGAGAAATAGGAAACTGTTTTGTTTGACCTCTCTATATAGTAATATTTGAGAATATTGAACACCAAATATTTATATTCTACTTTAGATGTTATCTATGATTCCTTTGACATCATAATTCTTTGATGCTGttaaaaattttgtttagaagacaaatggaaaacatttccaaattCCATGGCCTTCCCTCACTCTCTATTAAGCCATTTTCAGTTTGACTGCACAGATCTCCTTGTTCACATTTAACCTTGTCTGAGTTAAGCTGCATATGTAAAATATCCCATCATATCTAACAGACATAAATTCATACCAATTTAGTCACAGTGTGACTTGAACTATCTAACTGAACCCAAGATGTACTTACACTGGATTCAGTGGTCATGTTCCTAGGATACCTCAACTGTTCTGTACTCAGTCTGTTTCCCATCTTTATTCTCAGTGGTTTCACTTTTTGAAGTGTCTTCTTGATGACATCTTGTCCTTCCAAACTTTAGACACATTTCAATGAAAATTCTGTGGCTGTCATTCTCATTCCACCTTACTATGAGGCACTTCTGCTTCACCTCACAGTTAATATCAATGTCCTCTATATTCCTTACCATTGAGGTTGTTTACCAATAATGAAATTAGTAAAACTCTTGAGAACACTTTTGAttcctatattttatatttgaaaccTCACGTTTATAATTATTCAAAGCAACAGCAGTCACAGGGATTAGGAATCTTCTTCCGAAGACCTCATAGTTTACAATTTGAAAGGTCATTCTTCAGCAATACAGAAAATTATCCTTGTACAGCCAATTTACTTCCATGACtaatgaattaaaatttaatagtGTATAACATTAACCATATAAATTATCTCTTTTCAAAAGTAATTGACATAATTAGCCCCACAACACTGGCTAGTTTTCCATTACAAGGCTTGATTTTCATCTAGAAAACTGGGTCTTAAGTTCAACTAATTAC encodes:
- the LOC127689970 gene encoding olfactory receptor 150-like — protein: MEESNDTSVAEFILAGLAENSKLQLPLFLTFLAVYLVTVVGNLGMIVLILFSSQLHTPMYYLLSSLSFIDCCQSTVIVPKMLLNFVTEKNVIPYPECITQFYFFCTFVVAESHMLAAMAYDRYVAISNPLLYNVTMSYQVCLLMVAMVYGVGLLSSTVHTVFLLRVLFCKTDKINHYFCDLFPLLELSCSSTFINEVLALSLSAFNIIVPAMTILSSYIFIIVSILHIKSSGGRAKAFSTCSSHILAVAIFYGSTVFMYLQPPSVSNMDQGKVSSVLYTIVVPMLNPMIYSLRNKDVKVALKKLLQKLFSQNKE
- the LOC127689971 gene encoding olfactory receptor 150-like; amino-acid sequence: MEESNDTSMAEFILAGLTENPELRVPLFLIFLAVYLVTVVGNLGMITLILFSSQLHIPMYYLLCSLSFIDCCQSTVIVPKMLLNFVTEKNVIPYLECMAQFYFFCAFVVAECHMLAAMAYDRYVAICNPLLYNVTMSYQVCVLMVTMVYGVGLLTSTVHTVFLLKVFFCKADKINHYFCDLFPLLELSCSSTFINEVLAFSLGALNIIIPAITILSSYMFIIVSILHIKSSGGRAKAFSTCSSHILAVAIFYGSTAFMYLQPSSVSSMDQGKVSSVFYTIVVPMLNPMIYSLRNKDVKVALKNLLQKKFSQDKE